AAATAGAAATTTCCCCAAAGTCCTTGGTGTGATGATAATTAAATTGGGTAAGACGGAAACCAGAGGTCCTGGAAATAAGCTAGAATGATGTTACATGGTACCTTCCATGATCTCAGCAGCAGTAGACCCTGATTAAATTTGGGACttcttaaataaatgaagctGGTCATTTCAACCAGTAGGAGCCAAAAAAGAGTTCTGTTTTAGATAATGCGAAGGGTGATGTTTTGTCTGTTGTAGAGACAGTGCTTCTGATTCCAGAAGGAccgaaagagagaggaaggagttaCTTTGGCTTGAGAAGTTACCACAGGTAAACTGCATATAGCTTGCTCCCACCTCATGAAATCTAATGAGTAGGGCTTACCTATTACATCTCCTTGCTCATGAATCATCATTCCCaagtctttaaatatttcattaatatccataatatcagcctaaaagaaaaaagtcacattattattataatcagaAATTCAGCTTCTAATCCACAAAACGGGAAAATTGAAAAAACCCAAACCACCACTCGTACATAGGTGAGCATGCATCTGGACTTAGTAACACACATTTTGGGAATCAGGAGACTATTTTACTATAGGCAATCCCATAGAAGTAGACTTTGAATAACAGTAACCAGTGCTCTAAAATAAGTTTGTGATGCTAAAAACGTCAAGGGAGTCAGGATGGAAATGAAGGATCTAGAGAAGGGCCGTGGGTTCACTGAATTTACGTCATGCGCTCTGAGCAGTTTTATAATCACAAGCAGTATTCCCCCacaaaagtacaaaatattatatttctagTAAAAACTTACTTGCCAATTTGAcaattaaaggaataaaatattaggTGTAAAATCAAAGTCTCACATTAGTAAGTTTgaatatgcaatggaatagtGATGAATAAGTAAgttataaatttacttttcttcaatatatggtaactatttttttGTGTGATTAAAGAGTAAAGTTTAAATACTTTATTCAGGAGGAGATGGGCGATTTACAGATTCATCCTATGTCTTAGCTTCCCCATGTGTAAAATGACAGTGATAACAACACGATTGCTTACTTCAGAGTTTTTATGAGAAATGAGACAACATACAAAGAATTTATCACACAGTGCTTGGTGCGTGGAGCCCCTGATAAATGGTAGCTATCGTTAGCTACTACTAGCCCACTTTCTAGGGAACAGATAGGTTCCCTAAGTACTAAGGCTACTAAACCTTTTAGATCTCTTTGATCTCCTACACATACTAACGGgcaataaaatactttttaaagaccTTGTAAAAAGTCTTATTTACGCAGGTGTGACGTGTATCACATGCCAACAAAGCCATCCAGACTttctgaatagacatttatctCTAGATGGGTATTTTCTCAATGCTCAGGTGCCTTGAGATGActttatagaattaaaaaaaaaaaaaagttggagtaGAGAGAAGTATATTTTCTCATCTTAGCACACATTCTAAAGagattattgtctttttttaaaggaatgattcTAATTTATATGAGAAATGCCACCAAATTGATACacttatttagttttctttctcgACCCCTCTCCCAGCATCATCTAAGCATCGTGAAGACAAACTCACTAAGAACAGAGCAGCGGTTCAACTCTACAATGTAAAGCTTACTTCAAGTTGCCTAATGGAAGACTCTCTCTCCTGAATAAGGCGGAGGTCATCCTCTGTAATTTCCTCATCCTGCACCTGCACTTGAGGTTGAGTTTGGCTGTTAAAAACAAGagaatatggaaaaaagaaagatgagtatGAAAATAATGGGACATCCTTCCtctttaagaaacatttattaaacagaaTATTTGTTCTTCAAAGTCAGAGAATTACTTACTTAAATTCTAAGAATATAATAGAAATGTTAACCaaattttattcatgtttcaGTTCACTGATAGTGTTTTTTAAGAGTTATTACATAGTTATTGGAAGCTATTGTATTTGGCAAGTGAGTATTTTTCTTGGTTGACTTAAACCTCATACATGGGAATAAATCTATATCAGATAATAATTAagtcaataatatttatttgaataaataattatttataaagcaTTACTGCTATattggaatattttatatatttatcctttattttgaaaagctttcaaatttattgtcttctatttataaataacttAGGATAGTCATAATGTAATATCCTGAAAGCTTTAACTCTGCCCAGGAACCataatgttaaaaatgtatttgaaaaattatcttttgatctttatactgttttataCTTCTTACCTTTCCCAGGATAcgagatttctttcttttgtgctcTCCTCAGGAAAACCACCCTGAATAATTTAGTAACAGAATGGATTGAGAAGGCACAAAGAAAAAACACGCAACACTCACATTTCCCTTTATAATAAATCTAAACTGACTTATGTACACACTGGAGtgtaaggaaagagagagaaaagtccTTGTTCTACTACTTAAGGTCAACTacttcaaataataataaaatcgtATCCTAAGCTGacaaggaaataattaaatattctcaagggccaaataataaatatttgattaaaacaTAATGTAGTCTTGGAACCTCTCCATTAAGGAACAAGGAAATAACTTGTGATAGTTTCTAGGggaatttaaaattagattaagTCAAAATTCCACTCTACctgaacattttatatttctccaggtgtatcttcattttaaatattcacacaATATATTCACTCTGTTCATTTCCATCAACTTCACATAACCCAGGAGTAAAGTGCTCTGTACACCAGCACAAACACAAAGTAACAGCCTCATGCTCAACTTAATGTGAGAATACTACTTAGGATCTGACCCCTAATCGTTTCTGACGGAAcgtttctatatttttatataatgtgtaATCTTTTGTTCCACAACACAGTAATACATAATTACCATTCTTCttaaaaattgagcagaaatacttgaaaataaatacttaaatactgATTTCCAAGACATTCACAGGCCTTTACGATTTTAAAAAACACGTCAATGTCCTCTTGTGCGGGATCCCGAGGGGCGCGCGCTCATTTCTGCAATGCCGTTTTAAATACTTACAGATACTCTGGAACTGGCTCTTACTCGAGCaacaaattctttctctttctcagctgCCTGCCTCTGCACTTTCTGAAAGTTTGTCAGTGATGTTGTGAATTCAGCCACTAAGCGGtccttctgtattttcctttgacgctagaggaaagaggaggggaaaatctGCTAGAATCAAGCTGTGAAATTCTATAGAGTTTGCGAAAGTTGTTTTGCCAGTAGCTGGCTCtttacttaattttgaaaatttcactCACTCTCCTATTACAGGGCCTTATTAACTCTCAGTAACATTTTGACAATATATTCAGATACTGTGCATAGTTACCTCAAGGTAAAAGGCCCATAATGATGGATTTCTCACCTCAAGTTTTCATCCTAAACACTGGGCCATgattctgagtttattttaaaggaatccttctattattattattttttaataaaacctcTGACTCTTACCTAAGTAATAACTTCCACTAAGTAAGCAAGGTAATAAATATGTGTGCCCTTAGGAAACCCAACTTGAATGAGCAAGCATGCTGCATGAAGTCAGTTCTGGAAGGCCAGGAAACAATTACTCAGGAAGCATTTTCTGAGCACTCACTTAATTATGGGTCAGAGCAACTGCatggaaataatttttgctttattgaaCCACAGGATATTACCTGGGCAATTAAGTACAGTTTTGTGTTCTGTGAACTAATCTCAAATAGATTTTCCCCCCTAATTTCTTTTCTAGTACAACGGTTCAAAGATCCTATGATGCATCTGATTTCTAGCACGTTTGATACGTCAACATGTCTGAAAGCGTGATACCTGTTCActgggggtggtgggcagagaTCCAAACTCTTTAATGTACTTatctgtttctttggcaagctggttggtgtactgctgcttctgctgcctaAAGTGAGAAAACACACATTATAGCCAAAGAACTAATCTATTGCTTTAAGCTACAACTTGATTCAACTCCGATGAATAGTTTTATGAAAATCACTTTTTTACAGACTGGCTCCAAATTTTctctatgaaaagaaaattttcaggtTCTATTCTTGATAAATATTGAGCAAATATTACATGGAAGCTTCTTTACTCACACCTGGGGGAAACCAAGCTTTGAGAAACAAATATCTGCAGCTATTTAGAAAGGAAGATGAGTCAAGCCAACACATGACTGTGAGAGGTCTGGTGTGTGAGCTTCTGGGGTGTGGGAGCCTTTTATGTGCATCCCAGAATTGGGAGATTAGCTGAATAAGTAAAGAGGATTTGTTGCCTTCAACTCTGCCCAGTTCCCAGGTCTCAGGGTACTAGGGCTAGTCCCTTGTATTTCTCTACCTGAACATTTAAATtctataaatacttaaaaaaaaaataagagtggaAGAAGTAATTAGTAATAGtactaatttattattatttaagtctcctgtaggaagaaaaatagcatttctctgtaaaaacagCAGAACACAGTAAAGTAAGTTATATTGGTATCTGTGTCCTGCTAGCTAGCTTATAAAGTAAAAAGTGAGATCTCTAACTAAAGAAactgacacacaaaaaaagcttGTATTAATGCAATGCTTTATAAGTTACAATAGCAATACCTCTCATacatattatctctcattttAAACACATATTGGTCTCATTTAGGATCCTTTAGAATAAGATGACACTATATAAGCATATGTTTTAGAATAGATACCTGTACTTGACAGGTAAGGAAGAATTATAATCtacttatatatatttaccaAGTCCCCTATCTTtaatatgccttttaaaaatctttagaaaaagTTATATAATTAAAAGTCTAAAAAGACTTTAATAACGTCTATTATTCAGAACCTCCACTATTAACCTTAGCAAAATATTGTTAACTATTAAGAACTGTGGTTTCTATTCCATTTTACCTTGATTTATTATTTAGACTTGGGGCATTTTTACCACCCTGATATCTATCCACTGCAGAAAAATGCAATATAAATTAGAGATAACAGTAAATTCCTCAAATTGTACCTCATAAAAAATATGGGTTGCTATTACCTAtctgttaatttcttcctctttgaaattttcccttttatagcTAATATTTGGCATATCACTATTATATGCATATTACTTGAAATCTGTAGCTGTAACAGTGCTGAACTAAGATTTAAGATTCAGGTTCTGAATAACGTTGGGCAAATTATCAAACTCCCAACAGACATGTTTGCCTTATAAGCAAAATGGAAATAGTTCTTTTGATCCATCTAACTCACTCCAATTTTGTAAGgttcagatgagaaaatgtgTAAAAACACTCTGTAAAATCTATACCACAAAGTATTACCACTGTTTTCCTAACACCATATTAATTTACTGAAATATGTAGTATATaacttcattattaaaaaaataaacagaagctaATGCTTTCTGAAATTAAAGGATGTAAATACAAGCTTTTGCAGGGCACAGTTCATATTGGATATGTATTGGCTCTAAACCAAATAAAAATCCAGTCATTGTAAGGACTGTTAGCTATGGGAAGTAACCACACAAATAGACAAGCTCGGAATACTATTTTTCAAAAGCCATTGAAAACAACCTATTAAAAAGTATaagaaaggcaatttaaaaagttttgcttTGACAGAGTAAGCcagatcttaaaaataaagaaaaacatctgCCTACTGTGGACAGAAAAGAAATGTACTAAAAAGCTTAGTACAAGTAAGGCAGCAGAAAAACcctattaattttctattgttttcgACAATAAATGTAACACCACAAACTCTCATAGGAATGTAACAATAGGtggtttttcctctttatttacttctttttgttgtttaattaaaCACTTACAGCTGTTGTCTTAATTCAGGTGAATCCTGAGGTGTTCCAAGTTGATTCAGAGTCCTCTGTATTTCCACAGC
This portion of the Camelus ferus isolate YT-003-E chromosome 8, BCGSAC_Cfer_1.0, whole genome shotgun sequence genome encodes:
- the STX7 gene encoding syntaxin-7 isoform X1, which translates into the protein MSYTPGVGGDPAQVAQRISSNIQKITQCSVEIQRTLNQLGTPQDSPELRQQLQQKQQYTNQLAKETDKYIKEFGSLPTTPSEQRQRKIQKDRLVAEFTTSLTNFQKVQRQAAEKEKEFVARVRASSRVSGGFPEESTKERNLVSWESQTQPQVQVQDEEITEDDLRLIQERESSIRQLEADIMDINEIFKDLGMMIHEQGDVIDSIEANVESAEVHVQQANQQLSRAADHQVRVFIPRMTDPVLSAEPYGTPFSITQLLISGFRSSVVKYHKLAAGRNRWSYLEIEDPMEIETMWTEAL
- the STX7 gene encoding syntaxin-7 isoform X2, with amino-acid sequence MSYTPGVGGDPAQVAQRISSNIQKITQCSVEIQRTLNQLGTPQDSPELRQQLQQKQQYTNQLAKETDKYIKEFGSLPTTPSEQRQRKIQKDRLVAEFTTSLTNFQKVQRQAAEKEKEFVARVRASSRVSGGFPEESTKERNLVSWESQTQPQVQVQDEEITEDDLRLIQERESSIRQLEADIMDINEIFKDLGMMIHEQGDVIDSIEANVESAEVHVQQANQQLSRAADHQRKSRKTLCIIIFILVIGVIIIGLIIWGVKG